Genomic segment of Halarchaeum grantii:
ACCGACTGCCCCGCCAATACTGATGAGGAGAATCTCCATTAATCATCACCCGGTGTTGGAGGCTGAATTGCAGTAGTAGACGTTGTAGCCACGATTTTTCGACTGGCGAGTACGCCACCAAATCCGGATGCGTAACTGGCGATAATATAGGGGACTGCAAGTTCCGGTGTGGTCAACGCAATGTCGGCCACGAACGTGCTGTAGGTTGTAAATGAAGCGAAGAAGCCCGTTCCGAAGACATAGCGCAGCCGTTTCGTGAGGAAACCATCTGCTCGAGCATCGAAGAGGAGTATCCCGAGTCCGAAGCTCCCGATGGTGTTGACGAGGAGTGTGACCAAGAGTGCGTCACCCGCTGCTGCCCCGACAGCGTATCGAAGATTCGCACCGACGATTCCACCAAGTGCAATCAATACGATCGCTTCCCCGTGCCGAATGAGTTGTCTCCGTAGCATCTGACGAACCGGAAATAGGAGTCATCAGCCGTATCGGCGGTTGGGGAAGGCGGACTCCATCGCCCGTGTTTCACTTCTGTCTCCGGTGAACGGACAGATAAACGCACCGTTCTCCAGAATATTGAATGACCGCTGAGAACTGGGTGTCGGCGTAAATCACCGTTGGGAGTGGCCAATAGAGGGCGTCTGATTCGACTGTTTTTCGTGCCCCCAGAGAGGGCGAGGGCTCCTTCGAGAGCCCTCAGAGGTGACTTCCAGTGAGTCAACAACAGCGTCCTGACAACGTCTCGATCGACGACATCCCGGTCGATATCGACAACACGCAATCAGCAGAGGTCGATTCCGCCGACGCGCCCGACGAAATCGAGTCCATCACCCGTGGGCTCGCCGGTGAGCAGCCGCCGACGAATCCGTTGGTCGTGCTGAAATCGGCCCGGTGGTGGTACATTCACGGCAAGGGCGGCACGGATCCCGCCTTCCAGTGGGCCATCGAGTGGGCGCGTCACCTTGCGACCGACACGCCTAGCGACGTTGAGCGGTTCGACGAGTTCCTCGAGTACCTCGTTACGGTCGGCTTTGCTGACGAACGCCACGAGCTCCGCTGACCGACAGAGCGGTTTTTTGAACGCCCCTGAGGGGTGCGGCGCGGTCTGAACTGTTGCAGTCGCCGTGAACTCGATTCGGTGAACACAATGTCTACGACCAGAGACTCGTCGGTCTCCTTCGACCAG
This window contains:
- a CDS encoding fluoride efflux transporter FluC, coding for MLRRQLIRHGEAIVLIALGGIVGANLRYAVGAAAGDALLVTLLVNTIGSFGLGILLFDARADGFLTKRLRYVFGTGFFASFTTYSTFVADIALTTPELAVPYIIASYASGFGGVLASRKIVATTSTTAIQPPTPGDD